Proteins co-encoded in one Anabas testudineus chromosome 8, fAnaTes1.2, whole genome shotgun sequence genomic window:
- the LOC113166850 gene encoding extracellular serine/threonine protein kinase FAM20C-like isoform X2, protein MRQNLGRSTRSIYLGLACLSLTLHLLLAFFCLSVLQTACVLPTSSSSSKPRTDTQGHQFVVRSSSSSAASSSHKLPTSPQIDEHHKLNSNMLHHRGRLSLNESTERKQKLILKVKGHSKLEALFKHPLYNLPYPEPQEDDWLLRVKTNEEVRDTSEEDEWEDDLNNDSKWQSASEEEGYDKITWTSDVDTHPPWLRFHLGITRWELYNRKDPILGHLTHYLATQRILGADFERHNAEISAFHLDRLLGFNRIPPVVGRLINITTEIREVTSDHRLSRTFFTSPVGNVCFYGQCEYYCSTEHPVCGQPHALEVSLAAMLPDLSLAPRRSWRSPWRRSYSRTKLAKWEKDPTYCDTVKQTPPYSHGTRLVDLIDMAILDFLMSNMDRHHYETFEKFGNETFLLHLDNGRGFGRHSQDEPSILAPLQQCCRIRRSTLLRLRLLTRPGFRLSDVMRESLAQDPLAGVAPLLSEPHLSALDRRLATILQVVQTCQDQHSDVMYNDLEGYD, encoded by the exons ATGAGACAGAACCTGGGTCGATCCACGCGCTCCATCTATCTGGGTCTGGCATGTTTGTCCCTCACTCTGCATCTCCTTCTGGCATTCTTTTGTCTCTCCGTCCTCCAAACAGCCTGTGTCcttcccacctcctcctcttcatccaaACCGAGAACCGATACCCAGGGACATCAGTTTGTCGTAcgctcctcctcttcatcagctGCCTCCTCCTCACATAAACTGCCAACGAGCCCCCAGATTGATGAGCATCACAAATTGAATTCCAACATGTTGCACCACAGAGGCAGACTTTCATTGAATGAGTCgactgagaggaaacagaaactgattCTGAAGGTCAAGGGTCACTCTAAGCTAGAGGCGCTGTTCAAACACCCACTGTACAACCTCCCATACCCAGAGCCGCAAGAAGATGATTGGCTACTGAGGGTGAAGACTAATGAAGAAGTGAGAGATACAAGTGAGGAAGACGAGTGGGAAGACGACCTAAATAATGACAGTAAGTG GCAGAGTGCCAGTGAGGAGGAAGGCTACGACAAAATCACGTGGACGAGCGACGTGGACACCCATCCTCCCTGGCTGCGGTTCCACTTGGGCATCACACGCTGGGAGCTGTACAACAGGAAGGATCCTATCCTGGGCCACCTGACTCACTATTTGGCAACACAACGAATCCTCGGTGCTG ACTTTGAAAGACACAACGCAGAGATTTCTGCCTTTCACCTTGACAG ATTGCTGGGCTTCAACAGGATCCCTCCAGTGGTCGGTCGACTCATCAATATCACCACAGAGATCAGAGAAGTTACCAGCGACCACAGGCTGTCTAGGACCTTCTTCACTTCACCTG TGGgtaatgtgtgtttctatggCCAGTGTGAGTACTACTGCTCAACAGAGCACCCGGTGTGCGGTCAGCCACATGCACTGGAGGTTTCCCTGGCGGCCATGCTGCCTGACCTCAGCCTCGCTCCTCGGAGGTCCTGGAGGTCACCGTGGAGACGATCTTATAGCCGCACCAAGTTGGCAAA GTGGGAGAAGGACCCGACCTACTGTGACACAGTGAAGCAAACGCCTCCTTACAGCCACGGCACCCGACTGGTGGATCTCATAGACATGGCCATCCTGGACTTTCTCATGA GCAACATGGACAGACATCACTATGAGACGTTTGAAAAATTTGGCAATGAGACTTTTCTACTGCATCTGGACAATGGACGAGG GTTCGGACGTCACTCTCAGGATGAACCGTCCATCCTGGCTCCTCTGCAACAGTGCTGCAG GATCCGTCGCTCCACCCTCCTCCGCTTGCGTCTCTTGACCCGCCCTGGCTTCAGATTGAGTGACGTCATGCGGGAGTCTCTGGCTCAGGATCCTCTGGCAGGTGTCGCCCCCCTTCTGTCTGAACCACATCTCTCTGCTTTGGACCGACGCCTTGCAACAATCCTGCAGGTGGTGCAGACCTGTCAGGACCAGCACAGTGACGTCATGTACAATGACTTAGAGGGATATGATTAA
- the LOC113166850 gene encoding extracellular serine/threonine protein kinase FAM20C-like isoform X1, whose amino-acid sequence MRQNLGRSTRSIYLGLACLSLTLHLLLAFFCLSVLQTACVLPTSSSSSKPRTDTQGHQFVVRSSSSSAASSSHKLPTSPQIDEHHKLNSNMLHHRGRLSLNESTERKQKLILKVKGHSKLEALFKHPLYNLPYPEPQEDDWLLRVKTNEEVRDTSEEDEWEDDLNNDSKWQSASEEEGYDKITWTSDVDTHPPWLRFHLGITRWELYNRKDPILGHLTHYLATQRILGAVQKTGGTQLKLLVLFPNYGQALVKPMRQPRDAETDVNLFYFSDFERHNAEISAFHLDRLLGFNRIPPVVGRLINITTEIREVTSDHRLSRTFFTSPVGNVCFYGQCEYYCSTEHPVCGQPHALEVSLAAMLPDLSLAPRRSWRSPWRRSYSRTKLAKWEKDPTYCDTVKQTPPYSHGTRLVDLIDMAILDFLMSNMDRHHYETFEKFGNETFLLHLDNGRGFGRHSQDEPSILAPLQQCCRIRRSTLLRLRLLTRPGFRLSDVMRESLAQDPLAGVAPLLSEPHLSALDRRLATILQVVQTCQDQHSDVMYNDLEGYD is encoded by the exons ATGAGACAGAACCTGGGTCGATCCACGCGCTCCATCTATCTGGGTCTGGCATGTTTGTCCCTCACTCTGCATCTCCTTCTGGCATTCTTTTGTCTCTCCGTCCTCCAAACAGCCTGTGTCcttcccacctcctcctcttcatccaaACCGAGAACCGATACCCAGGGACATCAGTTTGTCGTAcgctcctcctcttcatcagctGCCTCCTCCTCACATAAACTGCCAACGAGCCCCCAGATTGATGAGCATCACAAATTGAATTCCAACATGTTGCACCACAGAGGCAGACTTTCATTGAATGAGTCgactgagaggaaacagaaactgattCTGAAGGTCAAGGGTCACTCTAAGCTAGAGGCGCTGTTCAAACACCCACTGTACAACCTCCCATACCCAGAGCCGCAAGAAGATGATTGGCTACTGAGGGTGAAGACTAATGAAGAAGTGAGAGATACAAGTGAGGAAGACGAGTGGGAAGACGACCTAAATAATGACAGTAAGTG GCAGAGTGCCAGTGAGGAGGAAGGCTACGACAAAATCACGTGGACGAGCGACGTGGACACCCATCCTCCCTGGCTGCGGTTCCACTTGGGCATCACACGCTGGGAGCTGTACAACAGGAAGGATCCTATCCTGGGCCACCTGACTCACTATTTGGCAACACAACGAATCCTCGGTGCTG TTCAGAAGACGGGAGGTACCCAGCTCAAACTGCTTGTATTGTTCCCAAACTACGGACAAGCTCTGGTCAAACCCATGAG aCAGCCTAGAGATGCAGAGACTGATGTAAACCTCTTCTACTTCTCAGACTTTGAAAGACACAACGCAGAGATTTCTGCCTTTCACCTTGACAG ATTGCTGGGCTTCAACAGGATCCCTCCAGTGGTCGGTCGACTCATCAATATCACCACAGAGATCAGAGAAGTTACCAGCGACCACAGGCTGTCTAGGACCTTCTTCACTTCACCTG TGGgtaatgtgtgtttctatggCCAGTGTGAGTACTACTGCTCAACAGAGCACCCGGTGTGCGGTCAGCCACATGCACTGGAGGTTTCCCTGGCGGCCATGCTGCCTGACCTCAGCCTCGCTCCTCGGAGGTCCTGGAGGTCACCGTGGAGACGATCTTATAGCCGCACCAAGTTGGCAAA GTGGGAGAAGGACCCGACCTACTGTGACACAGTGAAGCAAACGCCTCCTTACAGCCACGGCACCCGACTGGTGGATCTCATAGACATGGCCATCCTGGACTTTCTCATGA GCAACATGGACAGACATCACTATGAGACGTTTGAAAAATTTGGCAATGAGACTTTTCTACTGCATCTGGACAATGGACGAGG GTTCGGACGTCACTCTCAGGATGAACCGTCCATCCTGGCTCCTCTGCAACAGTGCTGCAG GATCCGTCGCTCCACCCTCCTCCGCTTGCGTCTCTTGACCCGCCCTGGCTTCAGATTGAGTGACGTCATGCGGGAGTCTCTGGCTCAGGATCCTCTGGCAGGTGTCGCCCCCCTTCTGTCTGAACCACATCTCTCTGCTTTGGACCGACGCCTTGCAACAATCCTGCAGGTGGTGCAGACCTGTCAGGACCAGCACAGTGACGTCATGTACAATGACTTAGAGGGATATGATTAA